The genomic stretch AAGGGACTCTGGCTGAAGTGGGGGTTGATGAAACGCGGCGCCGATGAGGCCAAGATCGCGTCCGAATTCGAGAAGTGGCAGGGACTGCAGTCCGAGAAACTGCAGAGAGACGAAGAGAGAAAGGCACGCAGGAAAGTGGCACGGAAGAAGAAAAACGCGGTAGAAGCACCTCCTGCTCCGGCGGCATCCGCGCCGGAAGCTGCGCCTGAACCGGCACCCGCACCCGCGGCCTAATTGTGATCTCCGGGGAACACCCGGGATGACTGAGGATTTCGTTGAGCCTCGATTCAATCATATGAGGTGCTTGTGAGCCCGAGAATGCCTGACGATCACTGGAAACTCCGTTCTCATCGAAGGGTATCCCGGGTGGGCACGCGTATAGATCGACGGAGGATCTATGAAAGAATTCGTGGAATATATCGCCAAGCAGCTCGTCGATCAACCGGATCTGGTAGCGATTGAAGAAGAGAGCCGCGAAGAAAGATTGATTCTGAAGGTGAAGGTTGCCCAGCCCGATATCGGCAAGATCATAGGGAAGAGAGGGAGGACCGCCTTCGCGCTTCGCACGCTGGTGGCCGCGGTCGGCAAGAAAGCCGGCAAGCGTGTTTCTGTCGAAGTGTTGGATTGAACGTCCTGACAGGCGCACCGTGAGCCGCCGGGAGAACCGGGGGTTGACTGCCCTGGCAAGAATAACGGGTTGTTTCGGTCTCAAGGGGCATCTGAAGCTTCGTTTGAGCACCGGATCGCCCGGCAGACTGAAAGGTTTGAAAGAGGTGTTCCTCGGGGAGTCCGCGGCGGATTGCGAACCGCTCGAAATCGAGGAAGTGACTGCGGGACTCCGCAACACGCTCGTGAAGTTTCGCGGTGTGAACGACCGGACCTCGGCCGAGCCGCTTGTCGGCCGCTACCTGTTCGTCGAAGAGAGCCGGACGGTAAAGCTGAAGAAGGGATCGTATTTTGTCCATGATATCATCGGATGTTCCGTCGTCACCGCAGACGGGACTCTCATCGGAGAGGTTGAGAACGTGTATAAGTTTCCCGGACAGGATGTGTGGGCGATTCGCAGGGGGGCCGCCTCGGACATGATCCCCGCCGTGAAGGAATTCATCAAGGAAGTCGATCTCGCCCACCGGAGGATCGTCGTGCAGCTCATCGATGGCTTGCTCGAGAGGCCGTGACGCATGGATCAACGGCTTCGCGTGGATATCGTCACCGGATTCCCGGCTCTCGCCGCAGGCCCTCTCCGGACCAGCATCATCCGCCGGGCGAGAATGAAAAAGCTCGCGCAGATCAGGGTGCACGATCTGCGGAAGTACACGCACGACCGGCATCGCACGATTGACGACACTCCCTACGGGGGCGGGGCCGGGATGGTTCTCAAACCCGGTCCGATTTTCGAATGCATCGAGAAGCTCCAGTCTGCCCGCAGCTACGACGAGGTGATCTATATGAGCGCCGACGGGGAGCCGTTCAACCAGAAGACGGCAAACGAGTTGTCGTTGAAGAAAAACATCATCCTGCTCTGCGGCCACTACAAGGGGATCGACGAACGTGTCCGCATGAAACTGGTCACCAGGGAGATTTCGATCGGCGACTACGTCCTGACGGGGGGCGAACTCGCAGCCCTGGTCGTCGTCGATGCCGTGGTCAGATTGATTCCGGGCGTGCTGGGGGACGGACAATCGATGCTCACGGATTCGTTCCAGGATCCCCTGCTCGACGGACCGGCCTATACCAGGCCCCCCGAATTCCGGGGGATGCCCGTGCCGGGCGTTCTTCTCTCGGGCGATCATGATGCCATTGGACGCTGGCGCCAGACGCAGCGTGTCGAACGGACGAAGATCCGTCGCAAAGACCTTTTATCATAACCTGAAGGAATAGCAGCCATGGAGAA from Bacteroidota bacterium encodes the following:
- the rpsP gene encoding 30S ribosomal protein S16 — encoded protein: MVKIRLRRTGKKKQPFYKIIVADSRASRMGKYIEAIGHYNPRANPMTVDVDESRLYLWLKQGAQPTDTLRSLLQRKGLWLKWGLMKRGADEAKIASEFEKWQGLQSEKLQRDEERKARRKVARKKKNAVEAPPAPAASAPEAAPEPAPAPAA
- a CDS encoding KH domain-containing protein — encoded protein: MKEFVEYIAKQLVDQPDLVAIEEESREERLILKVKVAQPDIGKIIGKRGRTAFALRTLVAAVGKKAGKRVSVEVLD
- the rimM gene encoding ribosome maturation factor RimM (Essential for efficient processing of 16S rRNA), which codes for MSRRENRGLTALARITGCFGLKGHLKLRLSTGSPGRLKGLKEVFLGESAADCEPLEIEEVTAGLRNTLVKFRGVNDRTSAEPLVGRYLFVEESRTVKLKKGSYFVHDIIGCSVVTADGTLIGEVENVYKFPGQDVWAIRRGAASDMIPAVKEFIKEVDLAHRRIVVQLIDGLLERP
- the trmD gene encoding tRNA (guanosine(37)-N1)-methyltransferase TrmD yields the protein MDQRLRVDIVTGFPALAAGPLRTSIIRRARMKKLAQIRVHDLRKYTHDRHRTIDDTPYGGGAGMVLKPGPIFECIEKLQSARSYDEVIYMSADGEPFNQKTANELSLKKNIILLCGHYKGIDERVRMKLVTREISIGDYVLTGGELAALVVVDAVVRLIPGVLGDGQSMLTDSFQDPLLDGPAYTRPPEFRGMPVPGVLLSGDHDAIGRWRQTQRVERTKIRRKDLLS